The following are from one region of the Nostoc cf. commune SO-36 genome:
- a CDS encoding class I SAM-dependent methyltransferase — MSKFLYFIVTFVVILSCLLLNPTLTVQAATSSRTVYEQRIIHSPDGIGKYYMGREIAKVMGYTGAGWLERPSREGEEQPSKVVNVLNLKPNDVVADIGAGTGYLSFRIAPLLTAGKVLAVDVQPEMLEIIELFKKEKNITNVEPVLATLSDPNLPSESIDLALMVDAYHELEYPQEVMQGIVKALKPGGRVVLVEYRGENPFIMIKGLHKMTQKQVRKEMQAVGLVWRETKNLLPQQHLMVFEKPDSSDLLTK, encoded by the coding sequence ATGTCAAAATTTCTCTACTTTATAGTAACTTTTGTTGTGATATTAAGTTGCTTGCTGCTGAATCCAACGCTGACAGTACAAGCCGCGACTTCATCCCGCACTGTTTACGAACAACGGATAATCCATAGTCCAGATGGTATCGGCAAATATTACATGGGGCGCGAAATTGCCAAAGTTATGGGATACACTGGCGCTGGCTGGCTAGAACGTCCAAGTAGAGAGGGAGAAGAACAGCCAAGTAAGGTAGTTAACGTCCTCAATCTGAAACCTAATGATGTAGTGGCAGATATTGGCGCTGGTACAGGTTATTTAAGCTTTCGCATCGCGCCTTTATTAACAGCAGGGAAAGTGTTGGCTGTAGATGTTCAGCCCGAAATGTTGGAAATTATTGAGTTATTCAAAAAAGAGAAAAATATCACCAATGTTGAGCCTGTTTTGGCAACTCTTAGCGACCCCAACTTACCTTCTGAAAGTATCGATTTGGCGTTGATGGTAGATGCTTATCATGAACTTGAGTATCCCCAAGAAGTGATGCAAGGAATTGTCAAAGCACTTAAACCAGGTGGCCGGGTGGTGCTGGTTGAGTACCGGGGTGAAAATCCCTTTATTATGATTAAAGGTCTGCACAAGATGACTCAAAAGCAAGTCCGTAAAGAAATGCAAGCTGTTGGTTTGGTTTGGCGGGAAACTAAAAACCTGTTACCTCAACAGCATTTAATGGTATTTGAAAAACCTGATTCTAGCGATTTATTAACAAAATGA
- a CDS encoding class I SAM-dependent methyltransferase yields MTDLDNYKQKLKEFYGSRTTYDHEKGTRHPLEAKILLEFVPLGLGQKILDVATGTGLLAIPAAEKVGSEGYVIGIDMTPGMLHQARLKIAAAKLENIELIEADAEYFHFSDSSFDVVFCCEAIVLFPDILAILQKWYRFLKTGGFVAFTCPPETAYMASLQQSVCAKVLDVSLPHILETLGTPEKCRNLLIQAGFRDIEIKIEPSGRYRPLRDKELSEIAMNINFKGNPLLSKLSQKQLNQLQVEYKAEIEKLATDRGIWEDTTKFFVRARK; encoded by the coding sequence ATGACTGATCTGGATAATTATAAGCAGAAACTAAAAGAATTTTATGGTAGTAGAACGACTTATGACCATGAGAAAGGTACTCGCCATCCTTTAGAAGCCAAGATTTTACTTGAATTTGTACCGCTAGGACTGGGGCAGAAAATCCTTGATGTAGCGACTGGAACAGGTTTATTGGCGATACCCGCAGCTGAAAAAGTTGGTTCTGAGGGTTATGTGATTGGGATTGACATGACTCCTGGAATGTTGCATCAAGCAAGACTGAAGATTGCCGCAGCAAAGTTAGAAAATATTGAGTTGATTGAGGCAGATGCAGAATATTTCCACTTTAGTGATAGTAGTTTTGATGTTGTCTTTTGCTGTGAAGCAATTGTACTTTTTCCTGATATCCTTGCTATTTTGCAAAAGTGGTATCGCTTCTTGAAAACAGGAGGATTTGTGGCATTTACCTGTCCTCCCGAAACTGCTTATATGGCATCTCTTCAGCAGAGTGTCTGCGCTAAAGTTTTAGATGTATCGCTACCACATATCCTTGAAACTCTTGGGACTCCAGAGAAATGTCGTAATTTGCTCATTCAGGCAGGTTTTAGAGATATCGAAATTAAGATTGAGCCATCGGGACGTTATCGCCCTCTAAGGGATAAAGAATTATCTGAGATCGCAATGAATATAAATTTTAAAGGTAATCCTTTGTTGTCAAAATTATCACAAAAACAATTAAATCAGTTGCAAGTTGAGTACAAAGCAGAAATTGAGAAACTAGCAACTGATCGAGGTATTTGGGAAGACACGACAAAGTTCTTTGTTCGCGCTCGAAAATAA
- a CDS encoding TolC family protein, whose protein sequence is MNFSLFFVRSTWVSLALTMALPSSIAILPSLASAATPPKPPNPSSRVQVPDYLNPNPNPLQFPTKPEEVKIQGTVPISLAQALELAKRNNQDLQIAILQVERSRSAVRESQAALFPTVGIDSSLTNSGNAFTSNSSQASTSFNGSAQLNYNLYNSGNRQATIQAAEEQLRVDELNVESQSLTISLNVTTQYYNLQQADEEVRINRSAVENAQASLRDTQAREQAGVGTRFDVLQSQVNLANAQQLLVNAISRQQIARRQLATLLSLSQSVDISAADPVQLVGLWQPTLEETIVRAFQNRPELQQQLAQRNINEQQRRQALSQLGPQISLAGNYNLRDRFDDSVSINDSYSVGIQGNLNLFDGGAARARADQSRANIAIAETQFASQRDLIRFDVEQFYSQLQSNLDNVQTSTVALNQAREALNLARLRFQAGVGTQTEVIAAENDLTTAEGNRVTAILDYNRALANLQRSVTFRGSR, encoded by the coding sequence ATGAATTTCAGCTTATTCTTCGTGCGTTCTACCTGGGTTAGCCTAGCCTTAACAATGGCCTTGCCGTCAAGTATCGCTATTCTTCCAAGTTTAGCAAGTGCAGCAACTCCCCCAAAACCGCCAAATCCCTCAAGTCGTGTACAGGTTCCTGATTACCTCAACCCCAATCCCAATCCTCTGCAATTTCCTACCAAACCGGAGGAAGTAAAGATTCAGGGAACTGTGCCAATCAGTTTGGCACAAGCTTTGGAACTAGCAAAGCGCAACAATCAAGACTTACAGATAGCCATATTACAGGTAGAACGCAGTCGCTCGGCGGTACGCGAGTCCCAAGCTGCCTTGTTTCCTACTGTGGGAATCGACAGTAGTCTAACTAATAGTGGGAATGCCTTTACTAGCAACTCATCTCAAGCCAGCACCTCTTTCAATGGTTCAGCACAACTGAATTATAATCTTTATAATTCTGGGAACCGACAAGCTACTATCCAAGCAGCCGAGGAACAGCTAAGGGTAGATGAATTAAATGTTGAAAGTCAGTCTTTGACAATTAGCTTGAATGTCACCACCCAATACTACAATTTGCAACAAGCCGATGAAGAAGTAAGAATTAATCGGTCTGCTGTGGAGAATGCCCAGGCTAGTTTGCGGGATACTCAAGCCAGAGAACAGGCTGGAGTGGGTACGCGGTTTGATGTGCTACAATCTCAGGTGAATTTAGCAAATGCCCAACAACTACTGGTTAATGCTATTTCACGGCAGCAAATTGCCCGTCGTCAGCTTGCAACTCTGTTAAGTTTGTCACAATCAGTTGATATCAGCGCAGCAGATCCTGTGCAATTAGTGGGACTTTGGCAGCCAACACTGGAAGAAACTATTGTCAGAGCTTTTCAAAATCGTCCAGAACTGCAACAGCAATTAGCACAACGTAATATTAACGAGCAACAGCGACGACAGGCGCTTTCACAGCTAGGGCCGCAAATTAGTTTGGCAGGCAATTACAACCTGCGAGATCGGTTTGATGATAGTGTTAGCATTAATGATAGCTATTCAGTAGGAATTCAAGGAAATCTAAATTTGTTTGATGGGGGAGCCGCAAGAGCAAGGGCGGATCAGTCGAGAGCTAATATTGCGATCGCAGAGACTCAATTTGCTAGCCAGCGCGACCTAATTCGCTTTGATGTAGAACAGTTCTACTCTCAATTGCAATCTAATTTAGATAATGTGCAGACTTCTACTGTGGCTTTAAATCAAGCCAGAGAAGCTCTGAATTTAGCAAGGCTGAGGTTCCAAGCTGGTGTGGGTACTCAAACAGAAGTGATCGCTGCTGAAAATGACCTGACAACAGCAGAAGGTAATCGAGTCACAGCTATTTTAGATTACAATCGCGCTCTAGCTAATTTGCAAAGATCGGTCACTTTCAGGGGTTCGCGCTAA
- a CDS encoding ABC transporter ATP-binding protein has protein sequence MPTMIWMESITKTYHLGEVSVPILKGIELSIEEGEYVSIMGASGSGKSTLMNILGCLDRPTTGDYIFEGRNLTTFDDDELAYIRNQRIGFVFQQFNLLARATALENVMLPMVYANLPKPKRRERALEALDKVGLGGRTANRPSQLSGGQQQRVAIARALVNRPALVLADEPTGALDTETSHEVMSLLTELNDQGITIVIVTHEPDIAAQTRRIIRVQDGLIVG, from the coding sequence ATGCCAACAATGATTTGGATGGAATCTATTACCAAAACTTACCACTTGGGAGAAGTTAGTGTTCCCATACTCAAGGGAATTGAACTCTCCATTGAGGAAGGGGAATATGTTTCCATTATGGGTGCGTCAGGTTCGGGTAAATCCACGCTTATGAATATTTTGGGATGTCTGGATCGTCCGACGACTGGAGACTATATTTTTGAAGGCAGAAACCTAACGACTTTTGATGATGATGAATTAGCCTATATCCGTAACCAAAGAATAGGTTTTGTTTTCCAACAATTTAACCTATTGGCGCGGGCGACAGCACTGGAAAATGTCATGTTACCAATGGTTTATGCTAACTTGCCTAAGCCAAAACGTCGTGAAAGGGCATTAGAAGCCCTAGACAAGGTAGGATTAGGGGGACGCACAGCTAACCGTCCTAGTCAACTATCTGGGGGACAACAACAACGGGTAGCGATCGCTCGTGCTTTGGTCAACCGACCTGCATTGGTTTTGGCAGATGAGCCAACAGGAGCTTTAGATACTGAAACTTCCCATGAGGTGATGAGTTTGCTGACTGAACTTAATGACCAAGGAATCACAATTGTGATTGTCACCCATGAGCCAGATATTGCTGCTCAAACCAGAAGAATTATTCGAGTTCAGGATGGTTTGATTGTCGGCTAA